The sequence TTAGGCTCAAATCTCCTTTTCCCAATAAGAATCCAATTAGAACTACTACCAGGATTCTTGCAGGGGGGTCAGGACCCAAAATCGGTGCAGCCCATTGTTTATCTCCCCATATGACCAATATGGAAGCCAAAGCTACTAAAATTGGGGAGAAGAAGTAGGCTATTTTGTTTAAATCTGTCCTGGCCCTTCTCCACCTTTGCCACGTATCGGCTAGGAATTGACCGATGCAGGCTAGCATCAGTGTCAGCTGCAACCACTGCGAGGGTCCTTTCCAGGGCGCCGATCCTGAATCTACACCTTCCTCAACGGAGGGTATAGGAGGCGGCTCTGATTTAAATGACTGTTCCTCAGGTGGCTGCTCCACATTTTGGTAAGGCGGTATGGTGGCAGCTTCTTCTTGTGTTTTTGGTTCCTGTGTTTCCAGAGGGACTTTTTCTCCTTTTGATTCTAATCCCCTGAAAAAGATTGGAACAAAAATCAAGATCAGAATCACAACAAGGATTGCCACCAATAGGAGTGCCTTTTTGCTTGTCGGTATGTGCACGGAGGAGATGAAACGTTGTAGTTTTTCCGATACTGTCTTTTTGACAGATGGGTTTTTTGGCGTTGCTTTTTCTTCCTCAGGCACTCTTGCTTTTCGAGCAGCAGAGATCATTTCAAACACTTCTCTTTTGCTGCTTGCCTTGCTAAGAATCTCCTTTAGCTGTTCGGGTGTCAGGTTTGCTGCGATTGCTGCTTGAATTATTCTATCGTTGATATCCATGTTGCCTCCTCTTCTAGTTCTAGTCTTTAAAACCCGTTCGAATGTATCTGCTTTCTTTTCTTCCCCCATCAGAGGAAATTTCTATTCTTTCTCCGCTTGAGAAAGAGAAAGAGAAAGCCGCGAGGATTAGAAGGATAGATGCGGGTAACACAAAAAGATAACTGATCGGATTGAACGTGGCGACGTAGTACCCCGCCATCGTTCCTATAACTACACCCCCTCTTACAACATATTTTCCTTCTATGCCCAACTTAGCCAGAAGGACAATCGTCAATACTGCTGCGGTGATTGATACCACAAATAGAGCAGTTTCAAAACCCCATTTTAAAATGAGGATCTTAATTATAGAATCAATTATGTTCGCGCCGGTGTTTGGAACTACGATTTCCTCTTCAGTGTCAGCAACAGTATTAGAATTTGTTACCGGGGTGGGAGGGGTGGTACCAACTAATTCTTGCCAGTTGCTTAGTGAAAAGATTGCTACCAAGCATAGTATAAATATAACCCCGATCAAGGGATTGAGGGTTTTTCTTTCCATCTTAGTCTCCTTTCCTGGAAAAAGTTGTGGATTTGTTAAAGTGCCTTTAAATGCAGGTTAGTTGAATTTTATCTTATTTTATTCCTATAGTCAAATCTTAATGTACTAAATATATTTAATCTTGAATTTAGTTTATTACTCGTTTTTGTTTCTCTGGCTCAATTTTTATCATACTTATAGTTTTTTGTTCTGATTTATTTTATACTCCTTTTACTTTTTTGAAAGATTTAAAGATCCTTTCAAAAAATATAAAATAGGTATAAACTAAAAGATTGTTTTATGTTTAATTTTCTTTCCAAACTACTTGATCTTAACGCAAAAGAGGTTGATCGTTTAAAGAAGGTGGTTGAGAAAATCAATTCCTTTGCGCCGAAAGTAAAAAAGTTAAAAGATTCCGATTTTGTCAAAAAGACAGCCGAATATAAAGAAAGAATTAAAAAAGGCGAGTCTTTGGAGTCTATTTTACCTGAGGCTTTTGCTTTGGTTCGTGAAGCCTCATTTAGGGCTATTGGTTTGCGTCATTTTGATGTTCAGATGATGGCTGCCGTTGCTCTTTTTGAAGGGAAAGTTGCTGAGCAGAAAACAGGTGAGGGAAAAACTCTTTCTGCTGTTCCTGCTTTATACCTTCGTGCTTTAATGGGGCGTGGTGCTCATTTGGTAACCGTTAATGATTATCTTGCCCGCCGTGATGCAGGTTGGAATGGGCCAACTTTTAATCTCCTTGGCCTTTCTGTTGGAGTGATAGTTCAGGAATCTAAATCTTTTGTTTTTGATCCTAACTTTTCTGATAAAAGCCATGGAGATGAAAGACTTGAGCACTTGAAACCTTCTTCTCGTCGGGAGGCTTATGAATGCGATATAACTTACGGGACCAATAACGAATTTGGTTTTGATTATCTTCGTGATAATATGGCTCAGTCTCTTTCTGAGATTGTTCAGTCTTCTCCTTTGGGTAAGGAAACACAAGGCAAAAAAGGATTAGGAGAGCATTATTTTGCGGTAGTTGATGAAGTTGATTCAGTTTTAATTGATGAGGCACGTACTCCTCTTATAATCTCAGCTCCTGATACTGAGCCGACGCAAAAGTATTACCAATTTGCTCAGTTGGTGGAGAAATTAAATCCCGATACGGATTACAAAATAGACGAAAAACAAAGAACAGCAACATTAACTGAGCATGGCATTGCCAGAGTTGAAAAGCTTCTTGGAATTCCAAACCTTTATGAGAAGGATTTTGAATCAATTCATCATATTGAAAACGCACTTCGCGCCAAGACTCTTTTTTTGAAAGATCGCGACTACATAGTCAAGGATGATCAGGTGATAATTGTTGACGAATTTACAGGCCGTCTTATGTTTGGCAGACGTTGGAGTGATGGTCTTCATCAGGCAGTTGAAGCAAAAGAGGGTGTTCCAATTCAGCAGGAATCAAAAACTTTGGCGACAATTTCTTTTCAAAATTACTTTAGGATGTATGAGGTTTTGTCAGGTATGACTGGTACTGCAGCCACGGAGGCGGAGGAGTTTAAGAAAATTTACAAGCTTGATGTTGTGGTTATTCCAACCCACAGGCCGATGATTAGAGTTGATCATCCGGATTTAATTTATAAGACTTTGCGGGCAAAATATGGGGCTATAGTTTCTGATATTGAAGAAAAGTACAAAAAAGGGCAGCCGGTTTTGGTTGGCACCACATCAATTGAAAAAAATGAAATAATAAGTGAGTACCTCAAAAGAAAAAAGATTCCTCATAATGTTTTAAATGCCAAGAATCACGAAAAAGAGGCGCAGATTATAGCCAATGCAGGTAGAGTATCTGCGGTTACTGTTGCTACAAATATGGCTGGTCGTGGTGTTGATATTGTTTTGGGAGGTGCTGTTCCTGAAAGGCCGGCTGATGTTGCTCCTGAAAAATGGGCTAAGTCAAAAGAAATGGAAAAATGGCAAAAAGAGCATGATAAAGTGGTTAAGCTTGGCGGTCTTTATGTTATAGGAACAGAGAGGCATGAATCAAGAAGAATTGACAACCAGCTTCGAGGTAGGTCTGGAAGACAGGGTGACCCCGGCTCTTCTAGGTTTTATCTTTCTCTTGAGGATGATTTGATGCGTATTTTTGGTGGAGATCAGATTAAATCATTAATGGATAGGCTTTCTATTCCTGAGGATCAGCCGATTGAAAATAAGTTGGTTTCAAAGGCAATAGAGCAGGCGCAAGTTAAGGTTGAAGGCTTTAATTTTGATATTAGAAAAAGCGTTGTTGAATATGATGATGTAGCCAATCAGCAAAGAGAGGTTATTTACAGATTAAGACGTAAAGTTTTGATGGCTGAAAGTCTTAAAGATGAAGTTCTTGGAAAATTGAAGAAGAAGATTCAAAAAATTGTTGATTTTTCTTTCTCTTTTGCTGAAGGTAGGGAGAGTGAGATTGATTATGATTATATTTTATCTGGAGTCCTGGAAATTGTTCCTTTTGATGATGCTTCAAAAGAAAGTTTCAAGAGAAAATTGCTTGAACTAAAAAATGATTCTGAAATAAGAGAATTTTTGGAAAAAGTTATTCTTGATATTTATGAGGCAAGAAGAAAACAGTATGGAGATGAGATATCAAATCAGATTGATAAGTTTGCTTACCTTTCTTCAATTGACCATTTTTGGGTTGAGCACATTGATTATTTGGATAGCCTTCGTGAGAATGTTAGGCTTCAGGCTTATGCACAAAAGGATCCGTTGGTTGAGTTTAAAAATGAGGCTTATAATTCTTTTGAGAATTTGCTTGAGAGAATTGATGACGAACTGGCAAGAAGGATATTTAGAATTGGTGTTGCTGAAAGGCCACAGGAGATTCCTATAGATCAGGCTCAGACCAATGTTGATAGGTCAGATGCAATGGGTCTTGCTGGTGGAGAGGGTATTTTGCCGTCAAATAAGAGTTCGCAATCTCAAGTTACTCATTCGAGGAAAATTGGCCGTAACGATCCTTGTTGGTGCGGCTCGGGAAAGAAGTGGAAGAAATGCCACTATCCGCAATTGCCGACTGGTTGAAATTGAAAATTTTGGGTTAAAAGGTGGTCAATTTCCAAAGTTGGTTTTTATCTTCAAATTAGTATAACAATGTTAAGTATTAAGATATTTTGGTTTGGGAATATAAAAATTATTATTTTATTGAAATAAGTAAAAGTTTTGATGTTTGAATTCAAGAAAATAATTTGCTATTTTATTAGAAAACTTTATGTTTTCTAGAGAAAGATTATCTAGAGTTTCTTTAGAAGATCATCCTAATTCTTCTCGTGAACGAGAAAAATCTGTAATTTATTCGCCCTTTATCCATCTTCACGCTTATCAACCTCCAAGAAAGCTTATTGTAGAAGGTAGGATAATTTTCGATATTTCTGGAGAAAATATTTACCAAGGTGGTTTTAACCAAAAAGTTTGGAATGAAAGTTATCAACCTGTGTTAAATGCAGGAATATTGGACACCCCTTTTACTGGTTTTAATTTTTTTGGTTCTATTAGGGATTGGATAAAAGATAAGGACCCAGGTTCTTGGTTAAAAATAAGAAAGATTGCGACAGACAGGAAAAATGCTGTTTTGGCTGACCCTTATCTTCATCCTATACTTCCACTTTTACCAGATAGGGATAAAAGATTATTGGTAAGAATAGGTATTGAAGCCTTTAAGCAAGATTATGGTTTTGTTCCTCTTGGTTTTTGGCTTCCAGAAATGGCAGTAGACAAAAGTACCTTAAATATTCTTGCAGAAGAAGGAGTGAGATTTGTTATTTTAAGAAGAGATCAGGTTTTAACCGATACTAATACGTCAGTCTGTAAAGTTAAAACGAGGTCTGGAGATATTTTGGTCTATCTTTCTGATCTTGATTTGAGTGGCACTCTTGCTTTTGGTGATATTTCAAATGCAGATGCTTTTGCAGACGAGCTTGTTAGCAATCTTAACAGGAGGGGATCTTTGTTTATGGCGGTTGATTTTGAGACATTTGGTCACCATAGGGGTTGGGGGTCAGTAGAGTTTTTGCGATATCTTGTATCTAACTCTTTGCCCTCAAGAGGTGTTAGGGGTAATTTTGATAATACGGCAGGATATGCTTCTGTTGTTGATTATTCAAGCTGGAGCTGTCCACACTCTTTGGGTCGTTGGACAGGGAGATGTAATTGTGATGGAGCAAATGCATCAACAATGGAATTAAAGCAAAAACTTTATGAATGTTTAATAACAAATCTTGAAGAGACTAATAGGCGTTTAGATTCAAAGACCGAAAGTGATATTTGGCAAAGAGATTTTGTTTCTTGGTTTTTGTCTCAAAGACAAAGAATTTCAAATGGTAAATCAGTTGTTCTTGAAGGAAAGTATAAAGAAGATTTTAAAAAGAAGCTTATTGCTCTTGTTGGTTTGACTAGTTGCGGATGGTTTTTTGGAAATAGTGATTCGATAGAAAGGAAAATCCCTATTGAAACGCTTTCTTTTCTTAATCGTTAGAATTTCTTTTACTCTTTCGATTTGTTTTCTTTCGTTATTCTAAATTAGCATGGAGTTTGAAAATAGTTAAATGTTGGGTTTTAAGAATAGGGTTTGAGAGTTTTATTATTTTTTCTTTAGTGCACAGACATGATAGCAGCTGGTATATTCTTCGATTTTCCCATCCTTTTCTCTATAATTTTTTTCTACAATTACATTACAAAAGCCTTCTTTTTCCAGTTCTAATAATATTTCCAATAGTTTTTGGGGAAAATCAGAGTAAAAAGAGATGTCTTTGCTTGAGATTGGTTTTATTTCTCCATTCTTCTTGTAATAATAGCCGTTGGGATCAAAATCTATTGCAGCACCTGCTTGATGTGTGCTTATATCAGCTGCTATTTTTCCTTCTTCAATTAGCCTTTTTTGTTCTTCTTTTGTTCTATAAAGAGAGGTTACTGAAAGAAGAATTTTATCTCCATACTGTTCCTGCCACCTTTTATCTATTAATTCTAATGTGTCAATAGCCTCTTTTCTTAAAAGAGGATATCTTTCTTTATTTCTTAGTCTGTAGATTAATCGATAGCCAGTTCCGATTTCTGGCACTTCTGACAATTCTTCAGGTTTGGTGTTCTCTATTTCTTCTCTCCAGAAAGGGAGTTCTTTTTCTTCTACAATTCGGTTTACCCTTAGCCTTTCTGTTTTTCTTAATTCTTCTAAAATTGTTCTTTTTTCTACTTCTTGATTATTTTCCATTTATCTTTAGTTTTATAATTCTTCCTTTGAAAATATTTTCAAACTCTTCCAACTTTATAAATTGCGATTTACC comes from Patescibacteria group bacterium and encodes:
- the secA gene encoding protein translocase subunit SecA, translated to MFNFLSKLLDLNAKEVDRLKKVVEKINSFAPKVKKLKDSDFVKKTAEYKERIKKGESLESILPEAFALVREASFRAIGLRHFDVQMMAAVALFEGKVAEQKTGEGKTLSAVPALYLRALMGRGAHLVTVNDYLARRDAGWNGPTFNLLGLSVGVIVQESKSFVFDPNFSDKSHGDERLEHLKPSSRREAYECDITYGTNNEFGFDYLRDNMAQSLSEIVQSSPLGKETQGKKGLGEHYFAVVDEVDSVLIDEARTPLIISAPDTEPTQKYYQFAQLVEKLNPDTDYKIDEKQRTATLTEHGIARVEKLLGIPNLYEKDFESIHHIENALRAKTLFLKDRDYIVKDDQVIIVDEFTGRLMFGRRWSDGLHQAVEAKEGVPIQQESKTLATISFQNYFRMYEVLSGMTGTAATEAEEFKKIYKLDVVVIPTHRPMIRVDHPDLIYKTLRAKYGAIVSDIEEKYKKGQPVLVGTTSIEKNEIISEYLKRKKIPHNVLNAKNHEKEAQIIANAGRVSAVTVATNMAGRGVDIVLGGAVPERPADVAPEKWAKSKEMEKWQKEHDKVVKLGGLYVIGTERHESRRIDNQLRGRSGRQGDPGSSRFYLSLEDDLMRIFGGDQIKSLMDRLSIPEDQPIENKLVSKAIEQAQVKVEGFNFDIRKSVVEYDDVANQQREVIYRLRRKVLMAESLKDEVLGKLKKKIQKIVDFSFSFAEGRESEIDYDYILSGVLEIVPFDDASKESFKRKLLELKNDSEIREFLEKVILDIYEARRKQYGDEISNQIDKFAYLSSIDHFWVEHIDYLDSLRENVRLQAYAQKDPLVEFKNEAYNSFENLLERIDDELARRIFRIGVAERPQEIPIDQAQTNVDRSDAMGLAGGEGILPSNKSSQSQVTHSRKIGRNDPCWCGSGKKWKKCHYPQLPTG